A single window of Archangium gephyra DNA harbors:
- a CDS encoding MaoC family dehydratase: MPNTTIIEGLDGLRALAGQKLGASEWKQLAYEDIVRFAEATGDFQWIHVDRERCQRESPFGVPIAHGYFSVSRIAGLFFEIVDIRGFALVLNYGLNKVRFPAPLKAGARYRLSLELKELKDIPKGVEALMLASIEVEGESKPACAAEVLYRFMTA; this comes from the coding sequence ATGCCCAACACGACGATCATCGAAGGCCTGGACGGACTCCGGGCCCTGGCCGGACAGAAGCTCGGTGCCTCCGAGTGGAAGCAGCTGGCGTACGAGGACATCGTCCGCTTCGCCGAGGCCACCGGGGACTTCCAGTGGATCCACGTGGACCGTGAGCGGTGCCAGCGGGAGTCGCCCTTCGGCGTGCCCATCGCCCACGGCTACTTCAGCGTCTCGCGCATCGCCGGGCTGTTCTTCGAGATCGTCGACATCCGGGGCTTCGCCCTGGTGCTCAACTACGGCCTCAACAAGGTCCGCTTCCCCGCTCCCCTCAAGGCCGGCGCCCGCTACCGGCTGAGCCTCGAGCTCAAGGAGCTCAAGGACATTCCCAAGGGCGTCGAGGCCCTGATGCTCGCGAGCATCGAGGTGGAGGGCGAGTCCAAGCCGGCGTGTGCCGCGGAAGTCCTCTACCGGTTCATGACCGCGTGA
- a CDS encoding ABC transporter permease: MSTLLDDVRFAVRILRKTPGFTAVAILTLALAIGANTALFSVVNAVVLRPLPFPQPERLFQVVRRHVGGTSPSLSVPQFAFLSGQSQPFAHLTAYPALNGGFNLTGDGIPERVPGTRTTASFFEVLGVRPALGRGFVPEEDVPGGPRVLVLGHGLWQRRFGGKPDVLGRSLQLNGESYTIIGVAPPGFRHPEDSQLWTPLQLDRTNTEDAHYLTVVGRVNPGMAPEQVASLVAVQGEQLRASRVSALNREYRMDAEGLQQRGASRVLPALLMLLGASVLVLLIACVNLANLQLARAATRERELAVRTALGASPSRLLRQLLTESLLLSGLGGLAGLLLASWSIPALLMLAPEGLPIPEGVNIDGTVLAFTLGVSVLTGLVFGLLPALKASRPELQDSLKVSASRAAGGPGSQRTRRLLVVGEVALAVILLIGAALLVKSFATLMGTAPGIDTQGVLTMKLSLPEARYGTPESLESFIRNVEERVRALPGVQAVGFATTLPFEDGSDMMFTIEGRDPGPGGKDAEGDADYRPVTAGYFQALKIGLVRGRLLTGADRHGSTPVVVINETAARRYWPGQDPLGQRITIGKGLAQLGDPAPREIVGVVRDVRENGVQREAPPILYLPPGQMPAQLSTMIIRMLPQSFLVRTPGDTTPFATSVPREIQAVDSMQPVTNLQPMEDILSRSLGSQRFNMTLLGLMAGLALVLAAVGIYGVLSYLVNQRTREIGVRLALGATRGEVVRLILRQGLSPVGLGLVLGVAGAAGLTRLSSSLLFGVEALDVSVFLLAPVGLVGVALVAMWLPARRAARVDPMVALRYD; encoded by the coding sequence ATGTCCACGCTGCTCGACGATGTCCGTTTCGCCGTCCGAATCCTTCGCAAGACGCCGGGCTTCACCGCCGTGGCCATCCTCACGCTGGCGCTGGCCATTGGCGCCAACACCGCGCTCTTCAGCGTGGTGAACGCCGTGGTGCTGCGCCCCCTGCCCTTCCCCCAGCCCGAGCGCCTCTTCCAGGTGGTTCGCCGCCACGTGGGCGGCACCAGCCCCTCCCTCTCCGTCCCCCAGTTCGCCTTCCTCTCGGGGCAGTCCCAGCCCTTCGCCCACCTGACGGCCTACCCCGCCCTCAACGGAGGCTTCAACCTGACCGGAGACGGGATTCCCGAGCGCGTGCCGGGCACGCGGACGACGGCCTCCTTCTTCGAGGTGCTCGGCGTGCGGCCGGCGCTCGGCCGCGGCTTCGTGCCCGAGGAGGACGTGCCCGGCGGGCCGCGCGTGCTGGTGCTGGGACATGGCCTGTGGCAGCGCCGCTTCGGGGGCAAGCCGGACGTCCTCGGCCGCTCCCTCCAGCTCAACGGGGAGAGCTACACCATCATCGGCGTCGCGCCGCCCGGCTTCCGGCACCCGGAGGATTCCCAGCTGTGGACGCCGCTGCAGCTCGACCGGACGAACACGGAGGACGCGCACTACCTGACCGTCGTGGGCCGCGTGAACCCGGGGATGGCGCCCGAGCAGGTCGCGTCCCTGGTGGCCGTCCAGGGCGAGCAGCTGCGCGCGAGCCGCGTGAGCGCGCTCAACCGGGAGTACCGGATGGACGCGGAAGGGCTCCAGCAGAGGGGGGCCTCGCGCGTGCTGCCGGCGCTGCTCATGCTGCTGGGCGCCTCGGTGCTGGTGCTGCTCATCGCGTGTGTGAACCTCGCCAACCTCCAGCTGGCGCGGGCCGCCACCCGGGAGCGCGAGCTGGCCGTACGCACCGCGCTCGGCGCCAGCCCCTCGCGCCTGCTGCGTCAGCTCCTCACCGAGAGCCTCTTGCTGTCCGGCCTGGGGGGTCTGGCCGGACTGCTGCTGGCCTCCTGGAGCATCCCCGCGCTGCTCATGCTCGCCCCCGAGGGTCTTCCCATTCCGGAGGGAGTGAACATCGATGGAACCGTGCTCGCCTTCACCCTGGGGGTGTCGGTGCTCACGGGCCTCGTCTTCGGCCTGCTTCCCGCGCTGAAGGCCTCCCGGCCGGAGCTCCAGGACTCGCTCAAGGTGAGCGCCTCGCGGGCCGCGGGTGGGCCGGGGAGCCAGCGCACGCGGCGGCTGCTCGTGGTGGGGGAGGTGGCGCTCGCCGTCATCCTCCTCATCGGTGCCGCGCTGCTGGTGAAGAGCTTCGCGACCCTGATGGGCACGGCGCCGGGAATCGACACCCAGGGCGTGCTGACGATGAAGCTGTCGCTCCCCGAGGCCCGCTACGGCACCCCGGAGTCGCTCGAGTCCTTCATCCGGAACGTGGAGGAGCGGGTCCGCGCCCTGCCCGGCGTCCAGGCCGTGGGCTTCGCCACCACCCTCCCCTTCGAGGACGGCTCCGACATGATGTTCACCATCGAGGGCCGCGACCCGGGGCCCGGTGGCAAGGACGCCGAGGGAGACGCGGACTACCGGCCGGTGACGGCCGGCTACTTCCAGGCCCTGAAGATCGGGCTGGTGCGGGGGCGGCTGCTGACCGGCGCGGATCGCCATGGGAGCACACCGGTGGTGGTCATCAACGAGACCGCCGCGCGCCGCTACTGGCCCGGGCAGGATCCGCTCGGGCAGCGCATCACCATTGGCAAGGGACTCGCCCAGCTGGGTGACCCGGCGCCCCGGGAGATCGTCGGCGTGGTGCGGGACGTGCGGGAGAACGGCGTCCAGCGCGAGGCCCCTCCCATCCTCTACCTGCCTCCGGGCCAGATGCCGGCCCAGCTCTCGACGATGATCATCCGCATGCTGCCGCAGAGCTTCCTCGTGCGCACCCCGGGGGACACCACGCCGTTCGCCACGAGCGTGCCGCGGGAGATCCAGGCGGTGGACTCGATGCAGCCGGTGACGAACCTCCAGCCCATGGAGGACATCCTCTCGCGCTCGCTCGGCTCGCAGCGCTTCAACATGACGCTGCTGGGGCTGATGGCGGGCCTCGCGCTCGTGCTGGCCGCGGTGGGCATCTACGGCGTGCTGTCCTACCTGGTGAACCAGCGCACCCGGGAGATCGGCGTGCGTCTGGCTCTGGGCGCGACGCGCGGCGAGGTGGTGCGGCTCATTCTCCGCCAGGGGCTGTCCCCGGTGGGCCTGGGCCTGGTGCTGGGTGTGGCGGGCGCCGCCGGGCTCACGCGGCTGAGCTCCAGCCTGCTGTTCGGCGTGGAGGCGTTGGATGTCTCCGTGTTCCTGCTGGCGCCGGTGGGGCTCGTGGGCGTGGCGCTGGTGGCCATGTGGCTGCCGGCACGCCGGGCCGCCCGCGTGGACCCGATGGTGGCGCTGCGGTACGACTAG
- a CDS encoding YccF domain-containing protein, protein MRLLLNVLWIVLGGWVIWLEYMIGGLLLCLTLVGIPFGMQCFKLAGLGLLPFGKDIVDAPGASPIGCILNVFWIVVAGIWICLSHLALALGLAFTLIGIPFAIQHVKLAMLALAPFGKLVRET, encoded by the coding sequence ATGCGATTGCTCTTGAACGTGCTGTGGATCGTCCTCGGTGGGTGGGTCATCTGGCTCGAGTACATGATCGGCGGCCTGCTGCTCTGCCTCACCCTCGTGGGCATCCCCTTTGGCATGCAGTGCTTCAAGCTGGCCGGACTGGGCCTGCTGCCGTTCGGCAAGGACATCGTCGACGCGCCGGGCGCCAGCCCCATCGGCTGCATCCTCAACGTCTTCTGGATCGTCGTCGCGGGGATCTGGATCTGCCTGAGCCACCTCGCGCTCGCGCTGGGGCTCGCCTTCACCCTCATCGGCATCCCCTTCGCCATCCAGCACGTGAAGCTCGCGATGCTCGCGCTCGCGCCCTTCGGGAAGCTCGTGCGCGAGACGTGA
- a CDS encoding M35 family metallo-endopeptidase has protein sequence MSKNLRGNFKWMAVAGASLLGACGVPGDETAANGEGLAQGAQELAARDVSVRLSSDKATFGAGETARVTVTLTNDSRHAVKLLKWYTPAEGLEESLLQVKLNGEDVEFTGPHYKRPAASEKDFLTLAPGESLSRTVDLGEVYDLSRTGSYSLRFEVATEKLHGNSAKAGLLKSNDVTVWIEGRAAAKPATDGPTTIGSVTYSGRCSTTQMATLTDALNAASAMANDSSSYLNGTPSGTPRYTTWFGAFSSSGWTTAKTHFAAIKDAFDTKPITVDCSCKKSYYAYVYPNQPYKIYVCNAFWSAPMTGTDSKGGTLIHEMSHFTVVAGTDDHVYGQSGAKSLAISNPTNALNNADNHEYFAENTPFLQ, from the coding sequence ATGAGCAAGAACCTTCGTGGCAATTTCAAGTGGATGGCTGTCGCGGGTGCGTCCCTTCTCGGCGCCTGCGGCGTGCCGGGGGACGAGACCGCGGCGAACGGTGAGGGACTCGCCCAGGGCGCGCAGGAGCTCGCCGCCCGGGACGTGTCGGTGCGGCTGTCCTCCGACAAGGCCACCTTCGGCGCCGGCGAGACGGCCCGGGTGACCGTCACCCTCACCAACGACTCGCGCCACGCGGTCAAGCTGCTCAAGTGGTACACGCCCGCCGAGGGCCTCGAGGAGTCGCTCCTCCAGGTGAAGCTCAATGGCGAGGACGTGGAGTTCACCGGCCCGCACTACAAGCGCCCGGCCGCCTCCGAGAAGGACTTCCTCACCCTGGCCCCCGGCGAGAGCCTGAGCCGCACGGTGGATCTCGGCGAGGTGTATGATCTGTCGCGCACCGGCAGCTACTCCCTGCGCTTCGAGGTCGCCACGGAGAAGCTCCACGGCAACAGCGCCAAGGCCGGCCTGCTCAAGTCCAACGACGTGACCGTGTGGATCGAGGGCCGCGCCGCCGCCAAGCCCGCCACCGACGGCCCCACGACGATTGGCAGCGTCACCTACAGCGGCCGCTGCTCCACCACGCAGATGGCCACCCTCACGGACGCGCTCAACGCGGCCAGCGCCATGGCCAACGACTCGTCGTCCTACCTCAATGGGACGCCCTCGGGCACGCCGCGCTACACCACCTGGTTCGGCGCCTTCTCGAGCAGCGGCTGGACCACCGCGAAGACCCACTTCGCCGCCATCAAGGACGCCTTCGACACCAAGCCGATCACCGTCGATTGCAGCTGCAAGAAGAGCTACTACGCCTACGTCTACCCGAACCAGCCGTACAAGATCTACGTGTGCAACGCCTTCTGGTCCGCGCCGATGACGGGCACCGACTCCAAGGGCGGCACCCTCATCCACGAGATGAGCCACTTCACGGTGGTGGCCGGCACGGATGACCACGTCTACGGGCAGAGCGGCGCCAAGAGCCTGGCGATCTCCAACCCCACCAACGCGCTCAACAACGCGGACAACCACGAGTACTTCGCCGAGAACACGCCGTTCCTGCAGTAG
- a CDS encoding SDR family NAD(P)-dependent oxidoreductase — protein MKLVSSSAIVTGAGQGIGLGIAARFMREGANVLLFGRTREKVEAAAEELNRTMEGRARAVPFAGDVVRAADVSRAIETATREFGLPGILVNNAGTATLSPIIDMPEQDFEQVLDINLKGPFLFMKALGRALVDAKQPGSIVNISSLNQTDVTDGLGHYCASKAGLANLTKVAASELGRYGIRVNIVAPGVIRTPLSEGTGLMTEAMKREFLARTPLGKVCGEPDDVAKVVSFLCSELSSWVTGETIAVDGGNHIRGIHSYADTLGITPSKVG, from the coding sequence ATGAAGCTGGTGTCGAGCAGTGCCATCGTGACGGGAGCGGGGCAGGGAATCGGGCTGGGGATCGCCGCGCGTTTCATGCGGGAAGGAGCCAATGTGCTCCTCTTCGGGCGGACCCGGGAGAAGGTGGAGGCCGCCGCCGAGGAGCTCAACCGGACGATGGAGGGGCGCGCGCGGGCCGTGCCCTTCGCGGGAGATGTGGTCCGGGCCGCGGATGTCTCCCGGGCCATCGAGACCGCCACGCGGGAGTTCGGCCTGCCGGGCATCCTCGTGAACAACGCCGGGACGGCCACGCTCTCTCCGATCATCGACATGCCGGAGCAGGACTTCGAGCAGGTCCTGGACATCAACCTGAAGGGGCCCTTCCTCTTCATGAAGGCCCTGGGGCGGGCGCTCGTGGACGCGAAGCAGCCCGGGTCCATCGTCAACATCTCCTCGCTGAACCAGACGGACGTGACGGATGGGCTCGGCCACTACTGCGCCTCCAAGGCGGGGCTCGCGAACCTCACCAAGGTCGCGGCCTCGGAACTGGGGCGGTACGGCATCCGGGTCAACATCGTCGCGCCGGGCGTCATCCGCACGCCCCTCTCCGAGGGGACAGGCCTGATGACGGAGGCCATGAAGAGGGAGTTCCTCGCCCGGACGCCGCTCGGCAAGGTGTGCGGCGAGCCGGATGACGTGGCGAAGGTGGTGTCGTTCCTGTGCAGCGAGCTCTCGTCGTGGGTCACCGGCGAGACGATCGCCGTGGATGGTGGCAATCACATCCGGGGGATCCACAGCTACGCGGACACGCTGGGCATCACCCCCTCCAAGGTGGGCTGA
- a CDS encoding DMT family transporter has protein sequence MVSWKELVLLVLSSVCFAGGGIFMKLSEGASRVLPTLAFLALFLVGAVVLAIAMRRGELGVMYIAVLGLEAALTLVFSIAFFHESFSSTRVLAVVLILAGVALLRW, from the coding sequence ATGGTGTCCTGGAAAGAGCTGGTGTTGCTGGTCCTCTCGTCCGTGTGCTTCGCGGGCGGGGGGATCTTCATGAAACTCTCGGAGGGGGCGTCCCGGGTGCTGCCGACCCTGGCCTTCCTCGCCCTGTTCCTGGTGGGGGCCGTCGTCCTGGCCATCGCGATGCGCCGGGGCGAGCTGGGCGTCATGTACATCGCGGTGCTGGGCCTGGAAGCGGCCCTGACGCTCGTCTTCAGCATCGCGTTCTTCCACGAGAGCTTCTCCTCCACGCGGGTCCTGGCCGTCGTGCTCATCCTCGCCGGGGTGGCCCTGCTACGCTGGTAG
- a CDS encoding aminotransferase class I/II-fold pyridoxal phosphate-dependent enzyme: MSKPQRLQKLAAAVFTTMDEARKRKLATGADVINLSIGSPDLPPAPHITEAMAQAIRDPGNYGYPMRDLPAFREAVAGWYQRRFGVTLHPDSEVLGLTGSQEGLAHITQAITDPGDLVLVPDPGYPIYTAGPVLAGAELHPVPLKAEHGYLPDLEALPENIKQRARLLVLNYPSNPLAAVVRPGFFEQVVAFARRYGTVILHDAAYSELSFDGYRPPSFLETPGAMEVGLEFNSLSKTYNLAGARIAYAVGNARLLGLLAEVKAHLDYGLFRPIQAAAIAALTGPQQCVADMAATYQRRRDVLVDGLNRLGWAVPKPRATMFCWAPVPPGFESSLAFAMELLEQAGVTVVPGSGFGAMGEGHVRIALVQSEARLAEAVERIARSGILDRRAA, translated from the coding sequence ATGAGCAAGCCCCAGCGTCTCCAGAAGCTCGCCGCCGCCGTCTTCACCACCATGGACGAGGCGCGCAAGCGCAAGCTCGCGACTGGAGCCGATGTCATCAACCTGTCCATCGGCAGCCCGGACCTGCCTCCCGCCCCGCACATCACCGAGGCCATGGCCCAGGCCATCCGGGATCCGGGCAACTACGGCTATCCGATGCGGGACCTACCCGCATTTCGCGAGGCGGTGGCCGGCTGGTACCAGCGGCGCTTCGGTGTGACGCTTCACCCGGACTCCGAGGTGCTGGGGCTCACCGGCTCGCAGGAGGGACTGGCCCACATCACCCAGGCCATCACCGACCCGGGTGACCTCGTGCTGGTGCCGGATCCCGGCTACCCCATCTACACCGCGGGCCCCGTCCTGGCCGGAGCGGAGCTCCATCCCGTGCCCCTGAAGGCCGAGCACGGCTACCTCCCGGACCTGGAGGCGTTGCCCGAGAACATCAAGCAACGGGCCAGGCTCCTGGTCCTCAACTACCCGAGCAACCCGCTGGCCGCCGTGGTCCGGCCCGGCTTCTTCGAGCAGGTGGTCGCCTTCGCGCGCCGCTACGGCACGGTCATCCTGCATGACGCGGCCTACAGCGAGCTGTCCTTCGACGGGTACCGGCCCCCCAGCTTCCTGGAGACGCCGGGCGCGATGGAGGTGGGCCTGGAGTTCAACTCCCTGTCCAAGACGTACAACCTGGCCGGGGCGCGCATCGCCTACGCCGTGGGGAACGCGCGGCTTCTCGGCCTGCTGGCGGAGGTGAAGGCCCACCTGGACTACGGGCTCTTCCGGCCCATCCAGGCCGCCGCGATCGCCGCCCTCACCGGGCCGCAGCAGTGCGTGGCCGACATGGCCGCCACCTACCAGCGCCGCCGGGACGTGCTGGTGGACGGGCTCAACCGGCTGGGCTGGGCCGTCCCCAAGCCCAGGGCCACCATGTTCTGCTGGGCACCCGTGCCGCCGGGTTTCGAGTCCAGCCTCGCCTTCGCCATGGAGCTGCTGGAGCAGGCCGGCGTCACCGTGGTGCCCGGCAGTGGCTTCGGCGCCATGGGCGAGGGCCACGTGCGCATCGCCCTCGTGCAGAGCGAGGCGCGGCTGGCCGAGGCCGTCGAGCGCATCGCCCGCTCGGGCATCCTGGACAGGCGCGCGGCGTAG
- a CDS encoding polysaccharide deacetylase family protein, translating to MYRPFRYLTALLCSVLLVPTAQAGLKVSLTERSQWPWPMKTPQAFDVASRAELAVFTEAMADADARNDATGDAASLAKWKERMRQVVVDNFAKARETCAAGALFCEGAVPKDWDAMVATSRAGLAKLPAELAPWYAEQKPFHQGYVAELVRLAGLFPKVTSEILPLSPSERFGLEMPDRSFLLTFDDGPTPKGGSTDALAEQLRAQGIHAAFFLLGNNYEARRKATSVEQLRALYSGMCVASHGQEHRSHASWAGAVAGMESFHSKLAESLPEGQTKLTLFRPPYGQRNPDILQALERGGMKNMLWNIDSQDWHASNSGTKAAGRVLSLMLLWRHGIILFHDIHPKAASALPRIWSETRGSGVHWVDCRSE from the coding sequence ATGTACCGCCCGTTCCGCTACCTGACCGCGCTGCTCTGTTCCGTCCTGCTCGTGCCCACCGCCCAGGCGGGCCTGAAGGTGTCGCTCACCGAGCGCTCCCAATGGCCCTGGCCCATGAAGACTCCCCAGGCCTTCGACGTGGCCTCCCGCGCGGAGCTCGCCGTGTTCACCGAGGCCATGGCGGACGCCGATGCCCGCAACGACGCCACGGGTGACGCCGCGTCGCTGGCGAAGTGGAAGGAGCGGATGCGGCAGGTGGTGGTGGACAACTTCGCCAAGGCCCGGGAGACGTGTGCCGCCGGGGCCCTCTTCTGCGAGGGCGCGGTGCCCAAGGACTGGGACGCGATGGTCGCCACCTCCCGGGCGGGCCTCGCGAAGCTGCCGGCGGAGCTGGCGCCCTGGTACGCCGAGCAGAAGCCCTTCCACCAGGGCTATGTCGCCGAGCTGGTCCGCCTGGCGGGGCTCTTCCCCAAGGTGACGAGCGAGATCCTCCCCCTGTCGCCCTCCGAGCGCTTCGGCCTGGAGATGCCGGACCGGAGCTTCCTGCTCACCTTCGATGATGGCCCCACGCCCAAGGGCGGTAGCACGGACGCGCTCGCCGAGCAGCTGCGCGCCCAGGGCATCCACGCCGCCTTCTTCCTGCTCGGCAACAACTACGAGGCCCGCCGCAAGGCCACCTCGGTGGAGCAGCTCCGGGCCCTCTACTCGGGCATGTGCGTCGCCTCGCACGGCCAGGAGCATCGCTCCCACGCCTCGTGGGCCGGCGCGGTGGCGGGCATGGAGTCCTTCCATTCCAAGCTCGCGGAGAGCCTGCCGGAAGGCCAGACGAAGCTGACGCTGTTCCGCCCGCCCTACGGCCAGCGCAACCCGGACATCCTCCAGGCGCTGGAGCGCGGCGGAATGAAGAACATGCTGTGGAACATCGACTCGCAGGACTGGCATGCGAGCAACTCGGGCACGAAGGCCGCCGGGCGCGTGCTGTCGCTGATGCTGCTGTGGCGGCACGGCATCATCCTCTTCCACGACATCCACCCGAAGGCCGCCAGCGCCCTCCCGCGCATCTGGAGCGAGACGCGCGGCTCGGGGGTGCACTGGGTGGACTGCCGCTCGGAGTAG
- a CDS encoding alpha/beta hydrolase, with the protein MLVFLLGLVTAPAAVLLLVAACCVGATPSGWAYAVGGAVLSAGLLTKRWRRWRGLTRAGLGLLVLVAGARLVLVEGRGLHTLRLPDEGGRLVNRLVDERDGTLLAAHALLLSGRLPRSDTRDFVPALESAFSRLREAEGLSATPAIATWLGLQSPEAFDAVVIPAEGHAAPETAVVFLHGYTGNFAVYCWQMARAVRAISALTVCPSVGPMGDWWSGGGEETLERTFAWLARRGVRRVYLGGLSNGGVGASVLVGRAAHPGLELRGLLLISGASTKVPPPRVPVLLVEGTHDSMMPARLMREVARRAGPLATYVELDSGHFAFLDRHEACEKAIASWLLEREREARP; encoded by the coding sequence ATGCTCGTCTTCCTCCTCGGCCTCGTGACCGCCCCCGCCGCCGTCCTGCTCCTCGTGGCGGCCTGCTGCGTGGGAGCGACCCCGTCGGGCTGGGCCTATGCCGTGGGGGGCGCCGTCCTCTCGGCGGGGCTGCTCACGAAACGCTGGCGGAGGTGGCGCGGACTGACCCGGGCCGGGCTCGGCCTGCTGGTGCTCGTCGCTGGCGCGCGGCTCGTCCTCGTGGAGGGGCGCGGCCTGCACACCCTGCGTCTGCCGGACGAGGGAGGGCGGCTCGTGAACCGGCTCGTCGATGAGCGGGATGGAACCCTGCTCGCGGCCCATGCGCTCCTGCTGTCGGGCCGTCTGCCCCGTTCGGACACGCGCGACTTCGTCCCGGCCCTCGAGTCGGCCTTCTCCCGGCTCCGGGAAGCCGAGGGCCTGAGCGCCACGCCCGCGATCGCGACGTGGCTCGGGCTCCAGTCCCCCGAGGCCTTCGATGCCGTCGTCATCCCCGCCGAGGGCCACGCCGCTCCCGAGACCGCCGTGGTGTTCCTGCACGGCTATACCGGCAACTTCGCCGTGTACTGCTGGCAGATGGCGCGTGCGGTGCGGGCCATTTCGGCGCTCACCGTGTGCCCCTCGGTGGGCCCGATGGGGGACTGGTGGTCTGGCGGGGGCGAGGAGACCCTGGAGCGCACCTTCGCCTGGCTCGCGCGGCGGGGAGTCCGGCGGGTGTACCTCGGGGGGTTGTCCAACGGGGGCGTGGGCGCGAGCGTGCTCGTGGGCCGGGCCGCGCATCCCGGGCTGGAGCTGCGGGGGCTCCTGTTGATCTCCGGGGCTTCGACGAAGGTGCCACCGCCGCGCGTCCCCGTGCTGCTCGTCGAGGGGACGCATGACTCCATGATGCCCGCGCGGCTGATGCGTGAAGTGGCCCGGCGCGCGGGGCCTCTCGCCACCTATGTGGAGCTCGACAGCGGCCACTTCGCCTTCCTGGACCGCCACGAGGCGTGTGAGAAGGCCATCGCCTCGTGGCTCCTCGAAAGGGAGCGGGAGGCACGCCCATGA
- a CDS encoding 2-deoxy-5-keto-D-gluconate 6-phosphate aldolase domain-containing protein, giving the protein MSTLSPPPLSRLYLLAFDHRSAFEHSLLGLSGPPTADEAETIRRMKMLIYTGFRLALRQGARRNGSGILVDERYGTHVAAHALEDGPLLAMSVEKNGQHEFDFEYGPDFGTHVETFDPAFTKVMVRYNPEEDPERNARQRERLAHLTDWLQQRGRRFLFELRVLPTKAQLDAVGGDQERYDTELRPALLVQAMEELQAGGVEPDVWKIEGLDRPSDCENVARQARAGGREHVACIVLDHRTGWKRLERWLHAAGTTPGFIGFSLGQTLWWNPLRALQEGKITAAEAAQRISENYQRAHILWDKAALRSPLQRMEASPA; this is encoded by the coding sequence ATGTCGACGCTCTCTCCACCTCCCCTGTCCCGTCTGTATCTGCTCGCCTTCGATCACCGGAGCGCCTTCGAGCATTCGCTCCTCGGCTTGTCTGGTCCCCCTACGGCCGACGAGGCGGAGACCATCCGCCGGATGAAGATGCTCATCTATACCGGCTTCCGGCTCGCCCTGCGCCAGGGGGCGCGGCGCAACGGCAGTGGCATCCTGGTGGACGAGCGCTACGGGACCCACGTGGCGGCCCATGCGCTCGAGGACGGGCCCCTGCTGGCCATGTCCGTGGAGAAGAACGGTCAGCACGAGTTCGACTTCGAGTACGGACCGGACTTCGGTACGCATGTGGAGACCTTCGACCCGGCCTTCACCAAGGTGATGGTGCGCTACAACCCCGAGGAGGACCCCGAGCGGAATGCCCGGCAGCGGGAGCGGCTCGCCCACCTCACCGACTGGTTGCAGCAGCGCGGGCGCCGCTTCCTCTTCGAGCTGCGGGTGCTGCCCACCAAGGCCCAGCTCGACGCCGTCGGAGGTGACCAGGAGCGCTATGACACCGAGCTGCGGCCCGCCCTGCTGGTGCAGGCGATGGAGGAGCTGCAGGCCGGTGGCGTGGAACCGGACGTGTGGAAGATCGAGGGCCTGGACCGGCCGTCGGACTGCGAGAACGTGGCCAGACAGGCCCGCGCGGGGGGCCGGGAGCACGTGGCGTGCATCGTGCTCGACCACCGCACGGGCTGGAAACGGCTGGAGCGCTGGCTGCACGCGGCCGGTACCACGCCGGGGTTCATCGGCTTCTCGCTCGGCCAGACGCTCTGGTGGAACCCCCTCCGGGCCCTGCAGGAGGGGAAGATCACCGCGGCCGAGGCGGCTCAGCGGATCTCCGAGAACTACCAGCGGGCGCACATCCTCTGGGACAAGGCGGCGCTCCGCTCCCCGCTTCAGCGGATGGAGGCCTCGCCGGCCTGA